One Falco peregrinus isolate bFalPer1 chromosome 6, bFalPer1.pri, whole genome shotgun sequence DNA segment encodes these proteins:
- the GABARAPL1 gene encoding gamma-aminobutyric acid receptor-associated protein-like 1 has product MKFQYKEDHPFEYRKKEGEKIRKKYPDRVPVIVEKAPKARVPDLDKRKYLVPSDLTVGQFYFLIRKRIHLRPEDALFFFVNNTIPPTSATMGQLYEDNHEEDYFLYVAYSDESVYGK; this is encoded by the exons ATGAAGTTCCAGTACAAGGAAGACCACCCGTTCGagtacaggaaaaaagaaggggagaaaatcCGGAAGAAATACCCCGACAGAGTCCCT gtAATTGTGGAAAAAGCACCAAAAGCCAGAGTACCCGATCTAGACAAAAGGAAGTATCTTGTGCCTTCTGACCTCACAG TTGGCCAATTCTACTTCTTAATCAGAAAGCGGATCCACCTGAGGCCAGAAGATGCCCTGTTCTTCTTTGTCAATAATACCATCCCTCCCACCAGTGCTACCATGGGCCAGCTGTATGAG GATAACCACGAGGAGGACTATTTTCTCTATGTGGCCTACAGCGATGAAAGCGTCTATGGCAAGTGA